A genomic region of Ignavibacteria bacterium contains the following coding sequences:
- a CDS encoding SUF system NifU family Fe-S cluster assembly protein, producing the protein MSDLRELYQEVILDHSKHPKNYHKMPDATHVAEGFNPLCGDHFYLYLKVEDGIIKDISFEGAGCAISKASASIMTSIIKGKTIEEAEKIFKDFHLFVTGKADKDFDPNSLGKLAVFSGVSEYPVRVKCATLAWHTLINAIKNKNEVASTE; encoded by the coding sequence ATGTCAGATTTAAGAGAACTTTATCAGGAAGTAATTCTTGATCATTCAAAGCATCCAAAGAATTACCACAAAATGCCTGATGCAACACATGTTGCAGAAGGTTTCAACCCACTCTGTGGAGATCATTTTTATCTTTATTTAAAAGTTGAAGATGGAATAATTAAAGACATAAGTTTTGAAGGCGCTGGTTGTGCAATTTCAAAAGCTTCGGCTTCAATTATGACTTCAATCATAAAAGGCAAGACAATCGAAGAAGCAGAGAAGATATTTAAAGATTTTCATCTTTTTGTAACCGGAAAGGCTGATAAAGATTTTGATCCAAATTCACTTGGAAAGCTCGCTGTATTCTCAGGTGTTTCTGAGTATCCAGTCAGAGTAAAGTGTGCGACTTTAGCATGGCATACTCTAATTAATGCGATTAAAAATAAAAATGAAGTTGCTTCAACGGAGTAA
- a CDS encoding Rrf2 family transcriptional regulator: protein MKFSAVEEYGLRCLIQIAKNGKVNGITIPELSELEGLSEANVAKILRILRLAGIVEAERGQTGGYRLTRPPEQITLREILYVLGGKLFENDYCNTYTGITTICTNSTDCSVRSVWKNVQRVIDEVLGRLTLKDLLAPEKVVDKVVSEKVENVVSTIELKVLQ, encoded by the coding sequence ATGAAATTTAGTGCAGTCGAAGAATACGGTTTAAGATGTTTGATTCAAATTGCTAAAAATGGTAAAGTAAACGGAATCACAATTCCAGAGCTAAGTGAGCTTGAGGGATTATCTGAAGCTAATGTTGCTAAGATTTTAAGAATTTTAAGACTTGCCGGTATTGTCGAAGCTGAAAGAGGACAAACCGGCGGATATAGATTGACCCGCCCACCTGAACAGATTACTTTGAGAGAGATTCTTTATGTTCTGGGAGGAAAACTTTTCGAAAATGATTACTGCAACACATATACTGGCATTACAACAATTTGTACAAATTCGACAGACTGTTCAGTAAGGTCGGTCTGGAAAAATGTACAAAGAGTTATTGATGAAGTTCTGGGCAGATTAACTCTTAAAGATTTGCTTGCACCAGAAAAAGTTGTGGATAAGGTTGTAAGCGAAAAAGTTGAAAATGTAGTAAGTACGATCGAATTAAAAGTTCTTCAGTAG
- a CDS encoding AI-2E family transporter — protein MKLLNEQSENLITIFISLLSLILFGLLIYSSSAIISPIFLYILILIVFALNKNQTVVRSIFILSTIIFIVWFINELLAVLVPFIISFLIAYIINPLIIYFEKKKIHRTTGALISVLLILIIVGLGISFVIPPFVYQIGSLISLAPQKILEVEKYFSENILPELTRLGIFFPDIQKTLSPEIPAKLQSILSGLLNGLLNIFSGISFIFNQIINVVVIPIMTFYFLRDYDRILNAFLYLFSEDHRETVKKIGEKVNRIFGNYIRGYLIVSLINGTIITIGLTLIGVPYAVVLGILSALFNFVPYFGMIISVTIGFLISVFSGIGGIKLLLVPVLYIGENIVENYFISPKIIGEKVGLHPLLILFALFVFGYFGGLIGMLIGVPVAALLISFIDTRDYKNSV, from the coding sequence ATGAAGCTTTTAAACGAACAGAGTGAAAATCTAATAACTATTTTTATTTCGCTATTAAGTTTGATTTTATTCGGATTATTAATTTACTCATCGTCAGCAATTATCTCACCGATATTTCTGTATATTCTTATCTTAATCGTTTTCGCACTGAATAAAAATCAAACTGTTGTTAGAAGTATTTTTATTTTATCAACAATAATTTTCATTGTCTGGTTTATAAATGAATTACTTGCTGTACTTGTACCTTTTATAATTTCCTTTTTAATTGCTTACATAATTAATCCATTGATTATCTATTTTGAAAAGAAAAAAATACACCGAACAACTGGAGCGTTAATTTCTGTTTTGTTGATTTTAATTATTGTTGGATTAGGCATTTCTTTCGTCATCCCGCCATTTGTTTACCAAATTGGATCTTTGATAAGTTTAGCCCCACAAAAGATCTTAGAAGTTGAAAAGTATTTTAGTGAAAACATTCTGCCTGAATTAACTCGACTTGGAATTTTTTTCCCTGATATTCAAAAAACTCTCTCTCCAGAAATTCCCGCAAAATTGCAAAGCATATTGAGCGGGCTTTTAAATGGTTTACTAAACATCTTCAGTGGAATTAGTTTTATCTTTAATCAAATTATAAATGTTGTAGTTATTCCAATTATGACATTTTATTTTCTACGGGATTATGATCGAATATTGAATGCGTTCCTTTATCTTTTTAGTGAAGATCATCGGGAAACAGTTAAAAAAATTGGTGAAAAGGTTAATAGAATTTTTGGCAATTATATCAGAGGTTATTTAATCGTTTCATTGATAAACGGAACTATAATTACAATTGGTCTGACATTGATCGGTGTGCCTTATGCGGTGGTTTTAGGAATTTTATCGGCTCTTTTTAATTTCGTCCCATACTTTGGAATGATTATCAGCGTGACGATTGGATTTTTGATTTCAGTTTTTAGTGGAATTGGCGGAATAAAGCTGCTTCTTGTACCAGTTCTTTATATTGGAGAAAATATCGTTGAAAATTATTTCATTTCACCAAAGATAATCGGAGAAAAAGTCGGGTTACATCCGCTTTTAATTTTATTTGCTCTGTTTGTCTTTGGATATTTTGGTGGATTAATTGGAATGTTAATCGGAGTACCAGTTGCAGCTTTATTGATTTCTTTTATAGATACAAGAGATTATAAAAATTCTGTTTAG
- a CDS encoding DUF59 domain-containing protein, which produces MEQENLNQNQLTENQNQNSEKNEEQKQSLDLKQLQHDVIQTLKTCYDPEIPVDIYELGLIYRIDIDEEGLVEIDMTLTSPACPVAGSLPLEVERKIRDLPGVKDVIVNVVWEPMWNKDMMSDVAKIKLGFF; this is translated from the coding sequence ATGGAACAAGAAAATTTGAATCAAAATCAATTAACTGAAAATCAAAATCAGAATTCTGAAAAGAATGAAGAGCAAAAACAATCATTGGATTTGAAACAACTTCAACATGATGTAATTCAAACTCTTAAGACCTGTTACGATCCAGAAATCCCAGTTGATATTTATGAGCTCGGATTAATTTACAGAATAGATATTGATGAAGAAGGTTTAGTGGAGATTGATATGACATTGACTTCACCAGCCTGTCCTGTTGCTGGTTCATTACCGCTTGAAGTTGAAAGAAAGATCCGTGATTTGCCCGGTGTAAAAGATGTGATTGTAAATGTTGTCTGGGAGCCAATGTGGAATAAAGATATGATGTCTGATGTTGCAAAAATTAAACTTGGTTTCTTTTAA
- the thpR gene encoding RNA 2',3'-cyclic phosphodiesterase: protein MKLRLFFAVNFDDEIKRKFYEISSQLRKFNEPVKYEPVEKLHLTLLFLGNVDENLLSELDRKALEISKNFSSSELFFDKLGVFKNFHQPRVIWIGTKDNPILKELSFKLKMMTNDLNIMTDEKEFSPHITLGRVKGRLSEKFIDFLKSFSFEPFTAKVNSFELMESKLEPSGSKYFVKSSYILQVKQVHLIRSFFIKISKNYN from the coding sequence ATGAAGCTTAGACTATTCTTTGCTGTTAATTTCGATGATGAGATTAAAAGAAAGTTTTATGAAATTTCTTCGCAACTTCGAAAGTTTAATGAGCCTGTGAAATATGAACCAGTAGAGAAACTTCATCTTACTTTGCTTTTTCTTGGAAATGTGGATGAAAATTTATTGAGCGAGCTTGATAGAAAAGCTCTGGAAATATCTAAAAATTTTTCTTCATCTGAATTATTTTTTGATAAACTTGGTGTGTTCAAAAATTTTCATCAACCACGTGTAATCTGGATAGGTACAAAAGATAATCCAATTTTAAAAGAACTGTCATTTAAATTGAAAATGATGACCAACGATTTGAATATTATGACAGATGAAAAAGAATTTTCTCCTCATATCACACTTGGAAGAGTTAAAGGGAGATTGTCAGAGAAGTTCATTGACTTTTTGAAATCGTTTTCATTTGAACCATTTACTGCAAAAGTCAATTCATTTGAATTAATGGAGAGTAAACTCGAACCTTCAGGATCAAAATATTTTGTAAAAAGTAGTTATATTTTGCAGGTAAAACAAGTGCATTTAATCAGGAGCTTTTTCATTAAAATTTCTAAAAATTACAATTAA
- a CDS encoding BrxA/BrxB family bacilliredoxin has protein sequence MFEQTIRKQPLYDPESVQWMRDELIYVGFEEMLTPEAVEYHLRKNDDEIKLVVLNSVCGCAAGSARPGVCLALQNDLIPDKLLTSFAGQDRDAVDYLRSEFLKDYPPSSPMMALFKNGQVIYIMHRYQIEGRTPEQIATELIEVFNKVCKRQGPSIPKEKYEQLVHAKACGQAIPLNKQS, from the coding sequence ATGTTTGAACAAACAATTCGTAAGCAGCCACTTTATGATCCTGAATCAGTTCAATGGATGAGAGATGAATTAATTTATGTCGGATTTGAAGAGATGTTAACTCCTGAAGCTGTTGAATATCATCTAAGAAAAAATGATGATGAAATAAAACTTGTTGTATTGAACTCAGTGTGTGGATGCGCCGCTGGAAGTGCAAGACCTGGAGTTTGCCTTGCTTTACAAAACGATTTGATCCCGGACAAACTTCTTACCTCTTTTGCTGGGCAGGATAGAGATGCTGTAGATTATTTGAGATCAGAATTCTTAAAAGATTATCCACCTTCTTCACCTATGATGGCTCTTTTCAAGAATGGTCAGGTTATCTACATTATGCATCGTTATCAAATTGAAGGAAGAACACCTGAACAAATTGCTACAGAATTAATCGAAGTTTTTAATAAAGTTTGCAAGAGACAGGGACCATCAATTCCAAAAGAAAAATACGAACAACTTGTTCACGCAAAAGCCTGTGGTCAGGCAATTCCATTAAACAAACAATCGTGA
- a CDS encoding regulatory protein RecX: protein MIFVSKVERKGNKIQVTFSDSTVLKLSSDVFKKFPLNAGDGVESRFIDLLKKENEYFEAKKSALRLLSIRNHSYQELYRKLSKKKFSEDIIKKVLDDLTALGYLNDKTFAEQFFKELTEKLFGPLKIKNEMIKRGVAKEVVDEILSEYFNNDEMQKEIIQKLLSKNKFSKKISNRNELQKIYNYLVSRGFSSEIVINSLKDKYEF, encoded by the coding sequence ATGATTTTTGTTTCAAAAGTTGAAAGAAAAGGTAACAAAATTCAGGTTACCTTTTCTGATTCAACTGTTTTAAAATTAAGCTCAGATGTCTTTAAAAAATTTCCACTCAATGCTGGAGATGGAGTTGAGAGCAGATTTATTGACTTACTAAAGAAAGAGAACGAATATTTCGAAGCGAAAAAATCAGCATTGAGGCTTTTGTCAATCAGGAATCATTCTTATCAAGAACTTTACAGGAAACTTTCAAAGAAAAAATTTTCAGAAGATATAATTAAGAAAGTGCTTGATGATCTTACAGCTCTTGGATATTTGAACGATAAAACTTTTGCTGAACAATTTTTTAAGGAACTTACTGAGAAGCTTTTTGGTCCTTTGAAAATTAAAAATGAAATGATCAAAAGAGGCGTGGCTAAAGAAGTAGTTGATGAGATTTTAAGTGAATATTTTAATAATGATGAAATGCAGAAAGAGATAATTCAAAAACTTTTAAGCAAGAATAAATTTTCCAAAAAAATATCTAATAGAAATGAGTTACAGAAAATTTATAATTATCTTGTTAGCAGAGGATTTTCCTCTGAAATTGTGATTAATAGTTTGAAGGATAAGTATGAATTTTAA
- the dut gene encoding dUTP diphosphatase: MQSKILIKFKRLSEKFNDIPFPSYSTEGSSGMDLRAAVEEKITIKPFETALIPTNLAVEIPEGYEGQVRPRSGLAAKNFVTVLNTPGTIDSDYRGEIKVILTNFGKEDFVVNRGDRIAQLVITKVERAEIVETNELNSTKRNEGGFGHTGIK, translated from the coding sequence ATGCAATCAAAAATTTTAATCAAATTCAAAAGATTGTCTGAAAAATTTAATGACATACCCTTTCCTTCTTATTCAACAGAAGGCTCATCGGGAATGGATTTAAGAGCTGCAGTTGAAGAGAAAATTACAATCAAACCTTTCGAAACGGCTCTTATCCCAACTAATCTTGCAGTGGAAATTCCCGAAGGATACGAAGGCCAGGTCAGACCTCGAAGCGGACTTGCAGCAAAAAATTTTGTAACCGTTCTTAATACTCCAGGCACAATTGATTCAGATTATCGCGGTGAAATTAAAGTCATCCTGACTAATTTTGGTAAAGAAGATTTTGTAGTTAATCGTGGTGATAGAATCGCCCAGCTCGTGATCACAAAAGTTGAAAGAGCAGAGATTGTTGAAACTAACGAACTAAATTCTACAAAGCGAAATGAAGGTGGATTTGGACATACAGGAATTAAGTAA
- a CDS encoding cysteine desulfurase, translating to MTTNNISDKITINFDVQKIREDFPILKTQVRGKPLIYFDNAATTQKPIQVIERIQKYYLEENSNVHRGVHFLSELATKEYESARVTVKNFINADSIEEIIFTRGTTEAINLVANSFGKTFIDEGDEIIISEMEHHSNIVPWQILCEERKAKLKIIPFDDNGELILDELENLITERTKLISLVHISNSLGTINPIKKIIEIAHSYAVPVLIDGAQSIMHNKINVQELGCDFFVFSGHKIYGPTGIGVLYGKKDLLEQMLPYQGGGDMIKSVTFEKTIYNDLPYKFEAGTPNIEGAIGLKAAIDYLNTVGLDHISIYENELIQYATERLSQIPQLKIIGTAKEKASIISFILENIHPHDVGTILDFEGIAVRTGHHCTQPVMQHFKIPATTRASLSFYNTKEEIDQLFNAIQKVIKVFS from the coding sequence ATGACGACAAATAATATTTCTGATAAAATCACAATCAATTTTGATGTTCAGAAAATTCGAGAGGATTTCCCGATACTTAAAACTCAAGTTCGTGGAAAACCTCTCATTTATTTTGATAATGCTGCAACAACTCAGAAACCAATTCAGGTAATTGAAAGAATTCAGAAATATTATCTCGAAGAAAATTCAAATGTTCATCGTGGAGTTCATTTTTTAAGCGAACTTGCAACAAAAGAATATGAAAGTGCTCGTGTGACAGTTAAAAATTTTATCAATGCTGATTCGATTGAAGAAATAATCTTTACAAGAGGAACAACTGAAGCAATAAATTTAGTAGCTAACTCATTTGGCAAAACTTTTATAGACGAAGGTGATGAGATTATTATTTCAGAAATGGAACATCACTCTAATATTGTTCCCTGGCAGATTTTATGCGAGGAAAGAAAAGCAAAACTTAAGATTATTCCTTTCGATGACAATGGCGAATTGATTTTGGATGAATTAGAAAATTTAATTACAGAACGAACAAAACTTATTTCTTTAGTTCACATTTCAAATTCACTAGGAACAATTAATCCAATTAAAAAAATTATTGAGATTGCTCACAGTTACGCAGTGCCTGTTCTAATCGATGGTGCTCAATCTATTATGCACAATAAAATAAATGTTCAGGAATTAGGCTGTGATTTCTTTGTTTTTTCAGGACATAAAATTTACGGACCAACAGGAATTGGAGTTCTTTACGGCAAAAAAGATTTGCTTGAACAGATGCTTCCATATCAGGGCGGTGGTGATATGATAAAATCGGTTACTTTCGAAAAAACAATTTATAATGATCTTCCTTATAAATTTGAAGCAGGAACTCCCAACATCGAAGGCGCAATTGGACTTAAAGCTGCAATTGATTATTTAAATACAGTTGGACTTGATCATATCTCAATTTATGAAAATGAATTAATTCAATATGCAACTGAAAGGTTATCTCAAATTCCTCAACTAAAAATTATTGGAACTGCAAAAGAAAAAGCATCTATTATTTCTTTCATTCTCGAAAATATTCATCCTCACGATGTGGGAACCATTTTGGATTTTGAAGGAATCGCGGTGAGAACAGGACATCATTGTACACAACCGGTAATGCAGCATTTCAAAATTCCGGCAACAACAAGAGCTTCGTTATCTTTTTATAACACCAAAGAAGAAATTGATCAATTATTTAATGCAATTCAAAAAGTTATAAAGGTATTTAGTTAA
- the recA gene encoding recombinase RecA, whose translation MADEREEKLKLLKETLNLIEKTHGKGAIMRLGDQPAQTYEVISTGSISLDYALGIGGVPRGRIIEIFGPESSGKTTTCLHIIAEAQKNGGIAALIDAEHAFDINYAKKLGVDTDNLILAQPDFGEQALEILDSLIRSNAIDVIVVDSVAALVPRAEIEGEMGDAHMAVQARLMSQALRKITGVTSKSNTCVIFTNQLRSKIGVVFGNPETTTGGNALKFYASVRLDIRRIGAVKEGNDVVGSRVKVKVVKSKVAPPFKEVEFDILFNEGISKTGELIDLGIEHGVIQKSGAWLTFDGERFQGREQLRTKLKEDQDLMAKLEKQVKIKLGMIKPEETPQEETTKKSKSEKAK comes from the coding sequence ATGGCAGACGAAAGAGAAGAAAAACTTAAACTTTTAAAAGAAACACTTAATCTCATTGAGAAGACGCACGGTAAGGGTGCAATAATGAGATTGGGTGACCAACCAGCTCAAACCTACGAAGTGATTTCAACAGGTTCGATTTCACTTGACTATGCTCTTGGCATTGGAGGAGTTCCACGCGGGAGAATTATTGAAATTTTTGGACCGGAATCTTCAGGTAAAACCACAACCTGCCTCCACATAATTGCTGAAGCACAAAAGAATGGTGGAATTGCCGCTTTAATTGATGCTGAACATGCTTTCGATATTAACTATGCAAAAAAACTTGGCGTTGATACGGACAATCTAATTTTAGCTCAGCCCGATTTCGGTGAACAGGCTCTGGAGATTCTTGACTCTCTTATCAGAAGCAATGCAATTGATGTGATCGTAGTTGATTCAGTTGCGGCATTAGTACCAAGAGCAGAAATTGAAGGTGAGATGGGCGATGCACATATGGCGGTTCAAGCAAGATTAATGTCTCAGGCTTTGAGAAAAATTACTGGTGTGACTTCTAAATCAAACACTTGTGTAATCTTTACGAATCAATTGAGAAGTAAAATTGGAGTTGTATTTGGAAATCCCGAGACAACAACTGGTGGAAATGCCTTGAAATTTTATGCATCAGTAAGATTAGATATTAGAAGAATTGGTGCAGTGAAAGAAGGAAATGATGTTGTAGGTAGTCGTGTGAAAGTTAAAGTTGTAAAAAGCAAAGTTGCGCCACCATTCAAAGAAGTTGAATTCGATATTTTATTTAACGAAGGCATTTCAAAAACTGGAGAGTTAATTGATCTTGGAATTGAACATGGTGTAATTCAAAAAAGCGGAGCCTGGCTAACTTTTGATGGTGAAAGATTTCAAGGTCGGGAACAATTGAGAACAAAGCTTAAAGAAGATCAGGATTTGATGGCTAAACTCGAAAAGCAGGTAAAAATAAAATTAGGAATGATCAAGCCGGAGGAAACTCCTCAGGAAGAAACGACAAAGAAATCAAAATCTGAAAAAGCTAAATGA